A single Pristis pectinata isolate sPriPec2 chromosome 6, sPriPec2.1.pri, whole genome shotgun sequence DNA region contains:
- the LOC127571699 gene encoding protein rolling stone isoform X2, protein MGSSWIKHLTQEFTVKKFSLKARQPQLILQSQWRIHSVVWLFYRIFMAAYSLIWCICSGVQTNDLKWFIFLTHLTYTMLTTYFNLALVNFICYIIFGQRRETQNIKEASLAELSLSSPTTDIEGGSSSWTMRKEFHAPPSVLQPTISIQWALHNLTCVTSLYVTVAFWSIDYVPGGAAPDSVNINVHVVNSVLVLLELGLTAAPIHLAHFIYVLLYCLSFILFTVVYWAMGGTNLKGETFIYRTLDYGKNPGAATGCIVGSLCIIMPLLQFLVWNLHLFRRRLSFRLTCKDGDVSHC, encoded by the exons atgggatcttCTTGGATCAAGCACCTTACGCAGGAGTTCACAGTGAAAAAGTTTTCCTTGAAGGCCAGGCAACCACAATTAATTCTGCAATCACAG TGGAGGATCCACTCGGTGGTCTGGTTGTTCTATCGAATTTTCATGGCAGCGTACAGCCTGATCTGGTGCATCTGCAGTGGCGTCCAGACCAACGATCTCAAGTGGTTCATCTTCCTCACCCACCTCACCTATACCATGCTCACCACCTACTTCAACTTGGCATTGGTCAATTTTATTTGCTACATAATTTTTGGACAAAGGAGGGAAACTCAAAACATCAAGGAAGCCTCCTTAGCAGAGTTGTCACTCTCCAGCCCAA ccaCAGATATCGAAGGTGGGAGCTCGTCCTGGACAATGAGGAAAGAATTCCATGCGCCGCCTTCAGTGCTGCAGCCCACCATTAGCATCCAGTGGGCTCTGCACAACTTGACCTGTGTGACCAGCCTCTATGTCACCGTCGCTTTCTGGAGCATTGACTATGTTCCAGGGGGAGCAGCCCCTGACTCCGTTAACATCAATGTGCACGTGGTAAACTCGGTGCTTGTGCTACTCGAGTTGGGCTTGACCGCGGCTCCCATTCACCTCGCCCACTTCATCTACGTCCTGCTCTACTGCCTGTCTTTCATCCTCTTCACCGTTGTTTACTGGGCGATGGGCGGCACCAACCTCAAGGGGGAGACGTTCATCTACAGGACGCTAGACTACGGCAAGAACCCAGGCGCTGCCACAGGCTGCATTGTCGGGAGCCTCTGCATCATCATGCCTCTCCTTCAGTTCCTGGTGTGGAATCTCCACCTCTTCAGGCGTCGCTTATCCTTCAGGCTCACGTGCAAGGATGGCGACGTGTCGCACTGTTAA
- the LOC127571699 gene encoding protein rolling stone isoform X1, whose protein sequence is MGSSWIKHLTQEFTVKKFSLKARQPQLILQSQWRIHSVVWLFYRIFMAAYSLIWCICSGVQTNDLKWFIFLTHLTYTMLTTYFNLALVNFICYIIFGQRRETQNIKEASLAELSLSSPTATDIEGGSSSWTMRKEFHAPPSVLQPTISIQWALHNLTCVTSLYVTVAFWSIDYVPGGAAPDSVNINVHVVNSVLVLLELGLTAAPIHLAHFIYVLLYCLSFILFTVVYWAMGGTNLKGETFIYRTLDYGKNPGAATGCIVGSLCIIMPLLQFLVWNLHLFRRRLSFRLTCKDGDVSHC, encoded by the exons atgggatcttCTTGGATCAAGCACCTTACGCAGGAGTTCACAGTGAAAAAGTTTTCCTTGAAGGCCAGGCAACCACAATTAATTCTGCAATCACAG TGGAGGATCCACTCGGTGGTCTGGTTGTTCTATCGAATTTTCATGGCAGCGTACAGCCTGATCTGGTGCATCTGCAGTGGCGTCCAGACCAACGATCTCAAGTGGTTCATCTTCCTCACCCACCTCACCTATACCATGCTCACCACCTACTTCAACTTGGCATTGGTCAATTTTATTTGCTACATAATTTTTGGACAAAGGAGGGAAACTCAAAACATCAAGGAAGCCTCCTTAGCAGAGTTGTCACTCTCCAGCCCAA cagccaCAGATATCGAAGGTGGGAGCTCGTCCTGGACAATGAGGAAAGAATTCCATGCGCCGCCTTCAGTGCTGCAGCCCACCATTAGCATCCAGTGGGCTCTGCACAACTTGACCTGTGTGACCAGCCTCTATGTCACCGTCGCTTTCTGGAGCATTGACTATGTTCCAGGGGGAGCAGCCCCTGACTCCGTTAACATCAATGTGCACGTGGTAAACTCGGTGCTTGTGCTACTCGAGTTGGGCTTGACCGCGGCTCCCATTCACCTCGCCCACTTCATCTACGTCCTGCTCTACTGCCTGTCTTTCATCCTCTTCACCGTTGTTTACTGGGCGATGGGCGGCACCAACCTCAAGGGGGAGACGTTCATCTACAGGACGCTAGACTACGGCAAGAACCCAGGCGCTGCCACAGGCTGCATTGTCGGGAGCCTCTGCATCATCATGCCTCTCCTTCAGTTCCTGGTGTGGAATCTCCACCTCTTCAGGCGTCGCTTATCCTTCAGGCTCACGTGCAAGGATGGCGACGTGTCGCACTGTTAA
- the LOC127571699 gene encoding protein rolling stone isoform X3 — translation MAAYSLIWCICSGVQTNDLKWFIFLTHLTYTMLTTYFNLALVNFICYIIFGQRRETQNIKEASLAELSLSSPTATDIEGGSSSWTMRKEFHAPPSVLQPTISIQWALHNLTCVTSLYVTVAFWSIDYVPGGAAPDSVNINVHVVNSVLVLLELGLTAAPIHLAHFIYVLLYCLSFILFTVVYWAMGGTNLKGETFIYRTLDYGKNPGAATGCIVGSLCIIMPLLQFLVWNLHLFRRRLSFRLTCKDGDVSHC, via the exons ATGGCAGCGTACAGCCTGATCTGGTGCATCTGCAGTGGCGTCCAGACCAACGATCTCAAGTGGTTCATCTTCCTCACCCACCTCACCTATACCATGCTCACCACCTACTTCAACTTGGCATTGGTCAATTTTATTTGCTACATAATTTTTGGACAAAGGAGGGAAACTCAAAACATCAAGGAAGCCTCCTTAGCAGAGTTGTCACTCTCCAGCCCAA cagccaCAGATATCGAAGGTGGGAGCTCGTCCTGGACAATGAGGAAAGAATTCCATGCGCCGCCTTCAGTGCTGCAGCCCACCATTAGCATCCAGTGGGCTCTGCACAACTTGACCTGTGTGACCAGCCTCTATGTCACCGTCGCTTTCTGGAGCATTGACTATGTTCCAGGGGGAGCAGCCCCTGACTCCGTTAACATCAATGTGCACGTGGTAAACTCGGTGCTTGTGCTACTCGAGTTGGGCTTGACCGCGGCTCCCATTCACCTCGCCCACTTCATCTACGTCCTGCTCTACTGCCTGTCTTTCATCCTCTTCACCGTTGTTTACTGGGCGATGGGCGGCACCAACCTCAAGGGGGAGACGTTCATCTACAGGACGCTAGACTACGGCAAGAACCCAGGCGCTGCCACAGGCTGCATTGTCGGGAGCCTCTGCATCATCATGCCTCTCCTTCAGTTCCTGGTGTGGAATCTCCACCTCTTCAGGCGTCGCTTATCCTTCAGGCTCACGTGCAAGGATGGCGACGTGTCGCACTGTTAA